From the genome of Gemmatimonadaceae bacterium, one region includes:
- the hpt gene encoding hypoxanthine phosphoribosyltransferase encodes MERRVSELGADITAAYPDGDLLVLGLLKGSFIFLSDLVRHVARPLQVDFLVASSYGEAMESSGVVRLLYDPETQLEGKHILLVEDIVDSGRTLNRLVDLLTERQPRSLEICALLHKHIATELRHPTRFVGFDAPHEFLVGYGLDHAENFRHLPYVASLQ; translated from the coding sequence ATCGAGCGACGGGTCAGCGAGCTCGGCGCCGACATCACCGCCGCCTACCCGGATGGCGACCTGCTCGTATTGGGCCTGCTCAAGGGCAGTTTCATCTTTCTGAGCGATCTGGTGCGGCACGTCGCCCGGCCGCTGCAAGTCGATTTTCTGGTCGCATCGTCCTACGGGGAAGCCATGGAGTCCAGCGGGGTCGTGCGCCTGCTCTACGATCCGGAAACCCAATTGGAGGGTAAACACATTCTGTTGGTGGAAGACATCGTCGATTCCGGTCGGACCCTGAACCGACTCGTCGACCTGTTGACAGAGCGGCAGCCGCGCTCGCTCGAAATCTGCGCCCTGTTGCACAAGCACATCGCGACCGAATTGAGGCACCCCACGCGGTTCGTCGGGTTTGACGCGCCGCACGAGTTTCTGGTGGGCTACGGATTGGACCATGCCGAGAACTTCCGGCATCTGCCGTATGTCGCCAGCCTGCAGTAA
- the ftsH gene encoding ATP-dependent zinc metalloprotease FtsH, which translates to MTPNPKKPINWARHSKTLSFWILVILIPVAFLTWSGGRQVQSPEITYTQYRQQLELGNVKAVTFQPDNVMLGVFNQSVKVGPRDSRNFTVRIPQGLAAAESDRLYARGAQVSAQEARANFGSLLITILPYVLLIGFWIFLFRQMQSGGNKAFSFGKSKAKLLTGDTPKITFADVAGADEAKVELQEIIEFLKDPQKFTKLGGRLPKGALLVGPPGTGKTLLARAVAGEAGRPFFSMSGSDFVEMFVGVGASRVRDLFEQGKAQAPCIIFIDEIDAVGRHRGGGIGGGHDEREQTLNQLLVEMDGFESNDGVILIAATNRPDVLDPALLRPGRFDRQIVVDLPDLRGRDGILKVHLRNKPQADDVSVTALARGTPGMAGADLANLVNEGALLAARKGHDKIYMSDLEEAKDRVMLGAERKSLVMKDDERRLTAFHEAGHAVCAMVVKGNDPLHKVTIVPRGRALGLAFTLPEDDRVSVTREQLEARLVMAYGGRAAEEIVFGRDRVTTGAASDIQQATGIARRYVTQWGLSDAIGPILVGDNEQELFLGRELQSRREVSEQTAQLVDAEVKRVVTEAHARAVSVLTENRALLDIVATQLLERETLTREDILVLKAGKELPPRLPPDAPPASAYGALPTMTPTPRPAAPPLLGGPEVAPA; encoded by the coding sequence ATGACGCCGAATCCCAAGAAGCCCATCAACTGGGCGCGACACTCCAAGACGCTGTCTTTCTGGATCCTCGTGATCCTCATCCCGGTGGCGTTCCTGACGTGGTCGGGAGGACGGCAAGTCCAGTCGCCCGAGATCACCTACACGCAGTATCGCCAGCAACTCGAGCTGGGCAACGTGAAAGCGGTCACGTTCCAGCCGGACAACGTCATGCTTGGCGTGTTCAATCAATCGGTCAAGGTTGGACCGCGCGATTCGCGGAACTTCACCGTGCGGATCCCGCAGGGGCTGGCGGCGGCCGAGTCCGATCGCCTGTACGCGCGCGGGGCCCAGGTGTCGGCGCAGGAAGCGCGGGCCAACTTCGGCAGCCTGCTCATCACCATCCTGCCGTATGTCCTGCTGATCGGTTTCTGGATCTTCCTGTTCCGGCAGATGCAGTCAGGTGGCAACAAGGCGTTCTCGTTCGGCAAGAGCAAAGCCAAGCTGCTCACGGGCGATACGCCCAAGATCACGTTTGCGGATGTGGCCGGCGCCGACGAGGCCAAAGTCGAGTTGCAGGAAATCATCGAGTTCCTGAAGGACCCGCAGAAGTTCACCAAGCTGGGTGGACGATTGCCCAAGGGCGCGCTGCTCGTCGGCCCGCCGGGTACCGGCAAGACGCTGCTGGCACGCGCGGTGGCCGGCGAAGCCGGACGCCCGTTCTTCTCCATGTCGGGTTCCGATTTCGTCGAAATGTTTGTCGGCGTCGGCGCGTCTCGCGTGCGCGACCTGTTCGAACAGGGCAAGGCGCAGGCGCCGTGCATCATCTTCATCGATGAAATCGACGCCGTCGGTCGCCACCGTGGCGGCGGTATCGGCGGTGGCCACGACGAGCGCGAGCAAACGCTCAACCAGTTGCTGGTGGAGATGGATGGCTTCGAGTCCAACGACGGCGTGATCCTGATTGCCGCCACCAATCGTCCCGATGTGCTCGATCCCGCGCTGCTGCGACCCGGTCGATTCGACCGGCAGATCGTAGTCGACCTGCCCGATTTGCGCGGCCGCGACGGCATCTTGAAAGTGCATCTGCGCAACAAGCCGCAGGCGGACGACGTGAGTGTGACCGCGCTCGCGCGCGGCACGCCGGGAATGGCAGGCGCTGATCTGGCCAACCTCGTCAACGAAGGCGCGCTGCTGGCGGCCCGGAAGGGGCATGACAAGATCTACATGAGTGATCTTGAAGAGGCGAAGGATCGCGTCATGCTGGGTGCCGAACGCAAGTCGCTGGTCATGAAGGATGACGAACGTCGGCTCACCGCTTTCCATGAAGCGGGCCACGCCGTCTGTGCCATGGTGGTGAAAGGCAATGACCCGTTGCACAAGGTCACCATTGTGCCACGCGGGCGTGCCCTGGGTCTGGCGTTCACCTTGCCCGAGGACGATCGCGTGTCCGTCACGCGCGAACAGCTGGAAGCGCGGTTGGTGATGGCGTACGGTGGTCGCGCGGCGGAAGAAATCGTATTCGGACGCGATCGGGTCACCACAGGCGCGGCCAGCGATATCCAGCAGGCCACCGGCATTGCCCGTCGCTACGTCACGCAGTGGGGACTGTCCGATGCCATCGGACCGATCCTGGTTGGCGACAACGAGCAGGAGCTCTTTCTCGGTCGTGAGCTGCAGTCCCGTCGCGAAGTGTCCGAGCAGACGGCGCAGCTGGTTGATGCGGAAGTGAAGCGGGTGGTCACCGAAGCCCACGCGCGAGCGGTCTCGGTATTGACGGAGAATCGGGCGCTGCTGGATATCGTGGCCACGCAGCTGCTTGAACGCGAGACGCTCACGCGTGAAGACATCCTGGTGCTCAAGGCGGGCAAGGAACTGCCGCCCCGGTTGCCACCCGATGCCCCGCCTGCCTCGGCGTATGGCGCGCTGCCGACCATGACGCCAACGCCGCGTCCGGCGGCTCCGCCGCTGCTGGGTGGTCCTGAGGTCGCACCCGCCTGA
- a CDS encoding DUF2723 domain-containing protein yields MAGGVAGVVLFATYLSTAAPDLTFWDAAEFATAANTLGIPHPPGTPLWVMIGRVAALVFSSAGPVRSVTLLSVLASALAGGVGAALATRWLGTRGAVAAAVSAGTMMSVWANATETEVYAVALLFSLMLLAAGECAGRHDAPAESRTRWRAIMVLLVALAVPLHLSVLVALPAAVALAWRGEAPTWRDLVAWVALLMLGLSATAILPMLSARAPTRFRPSRHAPCIDGRVAAHAVCRRGIVAARGAALAATGQRV; encoded by the coding sequence GTGGCGGGCGGAGTTGCCGGTGTCGTGTTGTTCGCCACCTATCTCTCCACGGCCGCTCCCGACCTCACATTCTGGGACGCGGCGGAGTTTGCGACGGCGGCAAATACCCTTGGCATTCCGCACCCACCCGGCACACCCCTGTGGGTGATGATCGGCCGCGTGGCGGCGCTGGTGTTCAGCAGTGCCGGGCCGGTGCGATCGGTGACATTGCTGTCGGTGTTGGCCAGTGCACTGGCCGGTGGTGTCGGGGCGGCACTGGCCACGCGATGGCTCGGCACTCGCGGCGCCGTTGCGGCCGCCGTGTCTGCCGGCACCATGATGAGTGTGTGGGCCAACGCCACCGAGACGGAAGTGTATGCGGTGGCCTTGCTCTTCTCGCTGATGCTGTTGGCCGCCGGCGAATGCGCCGGCCGCCATGACGCACCGGCGGAATCTCGTACACGTTGGCGCGCCATCATGGTGCTGCTGGTGGCCCTGGCCGTGCCGCTCCATCTGAGCGTGCTGGTGGCACTCCCGGCAGCGGTGGCGTTGGCCTGGCGCGGCGAGGCACCAACGTGGCGTGATCTGGTTGCCTGGGTCGCGCTGCTGATGTTGGGGCTGTCGGCCACCGCAATCCTGCCGATGTTGTCGGCGCGCGCCCCAACTCGATTCCGGCCATCCCGTCACGCTCCGTGCATTGATGGACGTGTTGCAGCGCACGCAGTATGCCGTCGCGGGATTGTGGCCGCGCGTGGCGCCGCTCTGGCTGCAACTGGGCAACGTGTTTGA